In Campylobacter mucosalis, a single window of DNA contains:
- a CDS encoding biotin synthase, with amino-acid sequence MTPKTIMLCAISSLSCGICDEDCAYCTQSKISKAKITRHDIKNVETVLEEAKIARANKALGFCLVTSGARLDDDKTEKVAKIAHAVSKNVPELMIIACNGMATSEQLKELKNAGVFSYNHNLETSREFFSKICTTHTWDERFDTNLNAKSVGLELCCGGIYGLGESEDDRISLRNSLKKLEPFSSPINFYMPCDGLGLGSKILDVSEAFRIIDDTKKTLPNTHIMIAGGRQKVLKDRQYEIFDHGVSAIVLGDYLTQKGETMDKDVYELTKLGYKFATKCH; translated from the coding sequence ATGACGCCTAAAACCATAATGCTTTGTGCAATAAGCTCGTTAAGCTGCGGAATATGCGACGAGGATTGTGCGTATTGCACCCAGTCAAAAATTTCAAAAGCCAAAATCACACGCCACGACATTAAAAACGTAGAGACTGTGCTAGAGGAGGCAAAGATAGCAAGGGCAAATAAGGCACTTGGGTTTTGCCTAGTTACAAGTGGGGCGAGACTAGATGATGATAAAACGGAAAAAGTCGCAAAAATCGCCCACGCGGTTAGCAAAAATGTGCCTGAGCTAATGATAATCGCCTGTAACGGTATGGCAACTAGCGAACAACTAAAAGAGCTAAAAAACGCTGGAGTTTTTAGCTACAACCACAACCTAGAAACGTCACGTGAGTTCTTTTCTAAAATTTGCACCACGCATACTTGGGATGAGAGATTTGATACAAATTTAAACGCCAAAAGTGTCGGGCTGGAGCTTTGCTGTGGCGGAATTTATGGACTTGGCGAGAGTGAAGATGATAGGATAAGCTTAAGAAACAGTCTTAAAAAACTTGAACCATTTTCTAGCCCTATAAACTTTTATATGCCTTGCGATGGGCTTGGGCTTGGTAGCAAAATTTTAGACGTCAGCGAGGCGTTTAGGATCATTGATGATACCAAAAAGACTCTACCAAATACACATATAATGATAGCTGGCGGTCGTCAAAAAGTGCTAAAAGATAGACAGTATGAGATATTTGACCACGGCGTAAGTGCAATTGTGCTTGGCGATTATTTGACGCAAAAAGGCGAAACTATGGATAAAGATGTGTATGAGCTAACCAAGCTAGGATATAAATTTGCAACTAAGTGTCACTAA
- a CDS encoding iron-sulfur cluster assembly scaffold protein NifU codes for MAKNDLIGGSIWDEYSQKVQDRMNHPRFMGELTEDDAKKANAKLIVADFGAESCGDAVRLYWLVDEKTDKIIDAKFKSFGCGTAIASSDTMAELCVGKSVDEAVKITNLDVEKAMRDEPDTPAVPPQKMHCSVMAYDVIKQAAANYKGVSPEHFEDEIIVCECARVSLGTIKEVIRLNDLKTVEEITQYTKAGAFCKSCVKPGGHEDREYYLVDILRDTRAEIETERLKKQANAKALGDDIAFEELSVVGQLKAVEAVIDAEIRPMLMMDGGNMEIIDIQKSNDNIDIYIRYLGACSGCASGAGGTLYAIENVLQEQLSKKIRVMPL; via the coding sequence ATGGCAAAAAATGATTTGATTGGTGGTTCGATTTGGGATGAGTATTCACAAAAAGTTCAAGACAGGATGAACCACCCAAGATTTATGGGAGAGCTAACAGAAGATGACGCAAAAAAGGCAAATGCAAAGCTTATCGTGGCTGACTTTGGTGCAGAAAGCTGTGGCGACGCGGTTAGGCTTTACTGGCTTGTTGATGAGAAAACCGATAAGATAATTGACGCAAAATTTAAAAGTTTTGGTTGTGGAACGGCGATTGCCAGTTCAGATACGATGGCTGAGCTTTGTGTCGGAAAAAGTGTTGATGAGGCGGTAAAGATTACAAATTTAGACGTTGAAAAGGCTATGCGTGATGAGCCTGACACTCCAGCTGTGCCACCGCAAAAAATGCACTGCTCGGTTATGGCGTATGATGTTATAAAACAAGCCGCCGCAAACTACAAGGGTGTTTCGCCAGAGCATTTTGAGGATGAGATTATTGTATGTGAGTGTGCTAGGGTTAGCCTTGGCACGATTAAAGAGGTTATCCGTTTAAATGACCTAAAAACCGTTGAGGAGATCACTCAGTACACCAAAGCCGGAGCGTTTTGCAAGTCGTGTGTAAAACCTGGTGGACACGAGGATAGGGAGTATTATTTGGTTGATATCTTGCGTGATACAAGGGCTGAAATAGAGACTGAAAGACTTAAAAAACAAGCAAACGCAAAAGCACTTGGCGATGATATAGCTTTTGAGGAGCTTAGCGTTGTTGGTCAGCTAAAAGCGGTCGAAGCCGTTATAGACGCAGAAATTAGACCAATGCTAATGATGGACGGCGGGAATATGGAGATTATTGATATCCAAAAATCAAATGATAATATAGACATTTACATTAGGTATCTAGGGGCGTGTTCTGGCTGTGCTAGTGGTGCTGGTGGTACACTTTATGCGATTGAGAATGTATTGCAAGAGCAGTTAAGCAAAAAGATACGAGTAATGCCGTTGTGA
- a CDS encoding NifS family cysteine desulfurase, producing MRVYLDNNATTMVDSEVFEAMKPFFCEKYGNPNSLHQFGSETHPALRKALDELYKGINAKDSDDIVVTSCATESNNWVIKGIYFDKIATGKKKRVITTAVEHPAIRATCEFLKGYGVELVVLDVNSQGLITPNQLREVMSDDVALVSVMLANNETGMIFPIKELAAIAHEYDALFHTDAVQAIGKIPVNVQDLGVDFLSFSAHKFHGPKGVGALYIKDSQKLSSLLHGGEHMGGRRSGTLDVAGIVGMGKAIELANKFMSFEGSHVRRLRDKLEDELLKIPDVSVVGNRENRVPNTILASIKGVEGEAMLWDLNRAGIAASTGSACASEALESNPIMEAIGADKELAHTALRLSLSRFNTEAEIDYAVDEIKKAVKRLRAISSTYAS from the coding sequence TTGAGAGTATATTTAGATAATAACGCCACAACTATGGTGGATTCTGAAGTTTTTGAGGCGATGAAACCATTTTTTTGTGAAAAATATGGCAATCCAAATTCGCTTCATCAGTTTGGCTCAGAAACTCACCCAGCTTTAAGAAAGGCTCTTGATGAGTTATATAAGGGCATAAACGCAAAAGATAGCGATGATATCGTTGTAACTTCGTGTGCAACAGAGAGTAATAACTGGGTTATAAAGGGAATTTATTTTGATAAAATCGCTACCGGCAAGAAAAAACGCGTTATAACAACGGCCGTTGAACACCCAGCTATACGAGCTACTTGCGAGTTTTTAAAAGGATATGGCGTTGAGCTTGTCGTGCTTGATGTAAATTCTCAAGGACTTATAACGCCAAACCAATTAAGAGAGGTTATGAGCGATGATGTCGCGCTCGTTTCTGTAATGCTTGCAAACAACGAAACTGGTATGATTTTTCCTATCAAGGAACTAGCAGCCATAGCACACGAATATGACGCACTTTTTCATACAGACGCCGTTCAGGCTATCGGCAAGATACCGGTAAATGTTCAAGATTTGGGTGTGGATTTTTTAAGTTTTTCAGCTCACAAATTTCACGGACCAAAGGGCGTGGGTGCTTTATACATAAAAGATAGCCAAAAGCTATCATCTTTGCTTCACGGCGGAGAGCATATGGGTGGCAGACGAAGTGGGACGCTTGATGTAGCGGGTATTGTTGGCATGGGTAAAGCTATTGAACTTGCTAACAAATTTATGAGCTTTGAGGGCTCTCACGTTAGACGTTTACGTGATAAACTTGAGGATGAACTGCTTAAAATTCCAGATGTAAGCGTTGTTGGTAATAGGGAAAATAGAGTGCCAAATACCATTTTAGCGTCAATTAAAGGCGTGGAGGGCGAGGCAATGCTTTGGGATTTAAATCGTGCTGGTATCGCTGCCTCAACGGGTTCTGCCTGTGCTAGTGAGGCACTTGAGAGCAATCCAATAATGGAAGCAATAGGAGCTGATAAGGAACTAGCCCACACGGCACTTAGGCTTTCACTATCTCGCTTTAACACCGAGGCAGAGATTGATTATGCGGTAGATGAGATTAAAAAAGCCGTAAAAAGGCTAAGGGCAATTTCAAGCACGTATGCCTCTTAA